From the Armatimonadota bacterium genome, one window contains:
- a CDS encoding cytochrome c-type biogenesis protein CcmH yields MPLLTVLTPRSIRHDRGILKLLRALCAVAALLIFSGTLGTASAARLDGIDLPEQYETRYKALIDQLRCLVCQNETLADSNAELAADLRREVREMMVKGKSDQEITEFLVARYGDFVLYNPPVKSTTLMLWYGPFALLALGVLIAIITVRRRGRTEPTTLNATQHQQVQDLLRRQDEEKNS; encoded by the coding sequence ATGCCATTGCTTACCGTCCTGACGCCCCGATCGATACGACATGATCGCGGCATACTGAAGCTGCTGCGTGCGCTCTGTGCAGTTGCCGCGCTGCTGATCTTTTCCGGCACACTCGGCACCGCAAGCGCCGCCAGGCTCGATGGCATCGACCTGCCGGAACAATACGAGACCCGTTACAAGGCACTCATCGACCAATTGCGCTGCCTGGTGTGTCAGAACGAAACGCTGGCCGATTCCAACGCTGAACTCGCCGCCGACTTGCGTCGCGAAGTCCGCGAGATGATGGTCAAGGGTAAGAGCGATCAGGAGATCACTGAATTCCTGGTCGCGCGTTACGGCGACTTCGTGCTCTACAACCCGCCCGTGAAATCCACCACCCTGATGCTGTGGTATGGGCCGTTCGCCTTGCTTGCATTGGGTGTGCTGATCGCCATCATCACCGTGCGCCGGCGCGGGCGTACCGAGCCGACGACGCTCAACGCGACGCAGCACCAACAAGTTCAGGACTTACTGCGCCGGCAGGATGAGGAAAAAAATTCATGA
- the ccmI gene encoding c-type cytochrome biogenesis protein CcmI — protein MTLWMLFAAMLVMALLFVLPPLLRQARTRGPNQDEINVVVHRKRLTELEADLASGSLNEAQFAQAREDLERELLHELADAADTATTHAAPSTGRVSAVIVAIAIPLLALGLYYKLGSWRALEVGTAGSSVPVQEIADSGMSNATPDAAMSNNNMPPVDEMVKRLEQKLQKEPNDATGWLMLGRSYVYLNRYTDAVRAYAQAETLTQPPDAQLYAEYAEAMALANGDSLAGAPERLLENALALQPDNPNALWLAGMSAFQKADYPTAISSWEILQKSAPPDSEQGRMLANYLAQARAGQPLEEIVPPR, from the coding sequence ATGACGCTTTGGATGTTGTTCGCGGCGATGCTGGTCATGGCCCTGCTGTTCGTACTGCCGCCGTTGCTCAGGCAAGCCCGCACCCGCGGTCCGAACCAGGACGAAATCAATGTCGTCGTGCATCGCAAACGTCTCACCGAGCTGGAGGCCGATCTTGCCAGTGGCTCGCTGAACGAAGCACAGTTTGCACAGGCACGGGAAGATCTGGAGCGTGAACTGCTGCACGAACTGGCCGACGCCGCGGATACCGCAACTACGCATGCGGCACCGAGCACCGGCCGCGTCAGCGCAGTGATCGTCGCGATTGCGATCCCGCTGCTGGCGCTCGGTCTGTATTACAAACTCGGCAGCTGGCGCGCACTCGAGGTCGGCACGGCCGGTTCGTCCGTGCCCGTGCAAGAGATAGCCGACAGCGGCATGTCGAATGCGACGCCCGACGCCGCCATGTCGAACAACAACATGCCGCCCGTCGATGAAATGGTCAAACGTCTGGAGCAGAAGCTTCAGAAAGAACCCAACGATGCCACGGGCTGGCTGATGCTGGGGCGCAGCTATGTCTATCTCAATCGCTACACCGATGCGGTGCGCGCCTACGCACAGGCCGAGACCTTGACCCAGCCGCCGGATGCACAACTGTACGCCGAATATGCAGAGGCAATGGCGCTGGCCAACGGCGACAGCCTCGCCGGCGCCCCTGAACGCCTGCTCGAAAACGCCCTCGCGTTGCAACCCGACAATCCCAACGCCCTGTGGCTGGCTGGCATGAGCGCGTTTCAGAAGGCCGATTATCCGACTGCGATAAGTAGCTGGGAGATCCTGCAGAAATCCGCACCGCCCGATAGCGAACAGGGGCGGATGCTCGCCAACTACCTCGCTCAGGCGCGCGCGGGCCAACCGCTCGAAGAGATCGTCCCGCCGCGCGA